One genomic region from Burkholderia latens encodes:
- a CDS encoding NfeD family protein: MMSGHLFWWVGVGVLVVAELLTGTFYLLMIALGFLAGGVLQLAGVAPHVQIGAAAAVAIVAMIVLRRSGLGRKQKRDTSTNPDVNLDIGATVTVDAWHDGRARVQYRGADWDVELATGERVDARVYQVRAVRGNCLVVVAKPAG; this comes from the coding sequence ATGATGTCGGGGCATTTGTTCTGGTGGGTCGGGGTCGGCGTGCTGGTCGTCGCCGAATTGCTGACTGGCACGTTCTATTTGCTGATGATCGCGCTCGGCTTTCTCGCAGGCGGCGTGTTGCAGCTCGCGGGCGTCGCGCCGCACGTGCAGATCGGCGCGGCCGCAGCGGTCGCGATCGTCGCGATGATCGTGCTGCGCCGTTCAGGGCTCGGGCGCAAGCAGAAGCGCGACACGTCGACGAATCCGGACGTCAATCTCGATATCGGCGCGACCGTCACGGTCGATGCGTGGCACGACGGCCGTGCGCGCGTGCAGTATCGCGGCGCCGACTGGGACGTCGAACTCGCGACCGGCGAGCGCGTCGATGCGCGCGTGTATCAGGTGCGTGCCGTTCGCGGCAACTGTCTCGTCGTCGTCGCGAAACCCGCGGGCTGA
- a CDS encoding SPFH domain-containing protein: MDSLIVWIVLLVIAIVIVSKTVKIVPQQHAWVLERFGRYHATLSPGLNIVLPFVDRIAYRHVLKEIPLDVPSQVCITRDNTQLQVDGVLYFQVTDPMKASYGSSNFVLAITQLAQTTLRSVVGKLELDKTFEERDFINHNIVSALDQAAANWGVKVLRYEIKDLTPPKEILHAMQAQITAEREKRALIAASEGRKQEQINLASGAREAAIQKSEGERQAAINQAQGEAAAILAVAEANAQAIQKIANAIQSQGGMDAVNLKVAEQYVGAFSNLAKQGNTLIVPANLSDLGTAIASALTIVKNAAPAAGAKG, translated from the coding sequence ATGGATTCGCTGATCGTCTGGATCGTCCTGCTCGTCATCGCCATCGTGATCGTGTCGAAGACGGTGAAGATCGTGCCGCAGCAGCATGCATGGGTGCTCGAACGCTTCGGGCGCTATCACGCGACGCTGTCGCCGGGGCTGAACATCGTGCTGCCGTTCGTCGACCGGATCGCGTACCGGCACGTGCTGAAGGAAATTCCGCTCGACGTGCCGAGCCAGGTCTGCATCACGCGCGACAACACGCAGCTGCAGGTCGACGGCGTGCTGTATTTTCAGGTGACCGATCCGATGAAGGCGTCGTACGGGTCGAGCAATTTCGTGCTCGCAATCACGCAGCTCGCGCAAACGACGCTGCGCTCGGTGGTCGGCAAGCTCGAGCTCGACAAGACCTTCGAGGAGCGTGACTTCATCAACCACAACATCGTTTCGGCGCTCGACCAGGCCGCCGCGAACTGGGGCGTGAAGGTGCTGCGCTACGAGATCAAGGACCTGACGCCGCCGAAGGAGATCCTGCATGCGATGCAGGCGCAGATCACCGCCGAGCGGGAAAAGCGTGCGCTGATCGCCGCGTCGGAAGGCCGCAAGCAGGAGCAGATCAACCTCGCATCGGGTGCGCGCGAGGCGGCGATCCAGAAGTCCGAGGGCGAGCGGCAGGCCGCGATCAATCAGGCCCAGGGCGAGGCGGCTGCGATTCTCGCGGTGGCTGAAGCGAACGCGCAGGCGATCCAGAAGATCGCAAACGCGATTCAGTCGCAGGGCGGGATGGACGCGGTGAACCTGAAGGTCGCCGAGCAATATGTCGGCGCGTTCTCGAATCTCGCGAAACAGGGCAACACGCTGATCGTGCCGGCGAACCTGTCGGACCTCGGCACCGCGATCGCGTCGGCGCTGACGATCGTCAAGAACGCGGCGCCGGCCGCGGGCGCGAAGGGCTGA